A window of the Helianthus annuus cultivar XRQ/B chromosome 4, HanXRQr2.0-SUNRISE, whole genome shotgun sequence genome harbors these coding sequences:
- the LOC110935942 gene encoding autophagy-related protein 16: MSDEEIGIQAIKHALKALRKRHLVEEGAHAPAFVALSKPIASQGSEWKDKAENLELELQQCYKAQARLSEQLVVEVAESRAAKSLVQEKEALIPTLEHDLSQARDECARLASVLEEKTKALELLIGENKELKSQYEEMRTRAVNAEAENKTLVDRWMLQKMQDAERLNEANALYEDMLGKLKASGLEQLARQQVDGVVRQSEEGAEYYVEPIIPKTCKHRIPAHDGGCAAIVFENSSGKLVSGGQDHTVKTWDSTTGRLIQTYNGCLGSVLDLSITHDNRSIIAASSSNNLYVWDANSGRVRHTLTGHKDKVCAVDVSRLSARHVVSSGYDRTIKVWDLNKGYCVNTLMFPSNCNTLSFSPDGQTIFSGHVDGHLRLWDIQTGKLLSEVAAHSSAVTSISLSRNGNTILTSGRDNLHNLFDTRTLEVWGTLRASENRVASNWSRSCISADNNYVAAGSVDGSVHVWSISNGNIVSTLKEHTGSVLCCSWSGLGKPLATSDRNGVICMWT; this comes from the exons GGTTCAGAATGGAAGGATAAAGCAGAAAATCTCGAGTTAGAACTTCAGCAATGTTATAAAGCTCAAGCTCGATTATCAGAGCAGCttgtggtggaagttgctgaatCTCGAGCTGCAAAATCTTTAGTTCAAGAAAAAGAAGCCTTAATTCCTACTCTTGAGCATGATCTTTCACAAGCAAG GGATGAATGTGCTCGTTTGGCATCAGTTTTAGAAGAAAAGACGAAAGCCCTTGAATTGCTTATTGGTGAAAATAAAGAGCTCAAATCTCAATATGAAGAGATGAGAACTAGAGCTGTTAATGCAGAGGCTGAAAACAAGACATTGGTTGATCGATGGATGCTGCAGAAAATGCAGGATGCTGAACGCCTTAATGAG GCCAATGCGTTATACGAAGACATGCTTGGTAAGCTCAAAGCCAGCGGTTTAGAGCAACTCGCAAGGCAACAAGTTGACGGCGTGGTCCGTCAGAGTGAAGAAGGTGCAGAATATTACGTAGAACCAATCATACCAAAGACATGCAAACACAGGATCCCAGCTCATGACGGCGGTTGTGCAGCCATAGTATTCGAGAACAGTTCCGGTAAATTAGTCAGTGGCGGGCAGGATCACACCGTTAAAACATGGGACTCAACAACGGGCCGGTTAATCCAAACCTACAACGGTTGTTTAGGGTCCGTTCTTGATCTCAGCATCACGCATGATAACAGATCCATAATTGCAGCTAGCAGCTCGAATAATCTATACGTTTGGGATGCAAATTCGGGTCGGGTCCGTCATACTCTCACGGGCCATAAAGATAAAGTATGCGCCGTTGATGTCAGCAGATTGTCAGCTCGTCATGTTGTCAGTTCGGGGTATGACCGAACGATTAAAGTTTGGGATCTTAATAAAGGGTATTGTGTTAACACGCTTATGTTCCCGAGTAACTGCAATACGTTATCGTTTAGCCCGGATGGTCAGACTATATTTTCGGGCCATGTTGACGGGCATTTACGGTTATGGGACATACAAACGGGAAAGTTACTTAGTGAAGTTGCCGCACATTCTTCTGCAGTGACGTCTATATCGTTATCCCGAAACGGTAATACGATATTGACAAGCGGGAGGGATAATTTGCATAATTTGTTTGATACGAGGACACTTGAAGTTTGGGGGACGTTAAGAGCGAGTGAGAATAGAGTTGCGTCTAATTGGAGCAGATCTTGTATTAGTGCGGATAATAATTATGTTGCGGCTGGATCTGTTGACGGGTCGGTTCATGTATGGTCGATATCTAATGGTAACATAGTCAGCACTCTTAAGGAACATACGGGTTCGGTACTGTGTTGTTCTTGGAGTGGTCTTGGAAAACCTCTTGCCACATCAGACAGGAATGGAGTGATATGTATGTGGACATAA